One Betta splendens chromosome 16, fBetSpl5.4, whole genome shotgun sequence genomic window carries:
- the LOC121201706 gene encoding myelin-associated glycoprotein-like isoform X2: MAAALILLFAVCLLPGSLCREFKVILPPPIEVLNGSCVTVPCSFDIEEKHDEELDHTCTAQWFIIKETVFGRQSTQMERKLLGNLTNKDCTTTLNKTPSDDATYEFRLECHSLKYSFTKQNLTIVAKADPPRPTLSPSTLEVRAGASVTLSCSAPAPCLSLPPHITWTSGLGDSQETMKELEDKTQVKTSVLNVTISRLHHKKEISCTAAYSKGNGDTASAVSTLTAVVSFPPQILHSSICTTTPSEVTCSCETEGNPLPTVYWYLDGTHLSHSDTFTISTEAHGDTGLKSIITVCQSDMKHRSILVCNSSNSLASISRRLYNSHEQQGHVQTTLTVITVLVGLLLVICALLVIIGIRTKAAHCSSPKRQSTGGTSSAALSHFESSTEANELNNTEEEAVHTNIIQIRQADVLLPTSGGDGAVIYSTVMQ; this comes from the exons atggctgcagctctgatccTCCTTttcgctgtctgtctcctgccag gttctTTGTGTAGAGAGTTTAAGGTCATTCTGCCGCCACCGATTGAAGTTTTGAACGGATCTTGTGTGACCGTTCCGTGCTCCTTTGACATAGAAGAGAAACATGATGAAGAATTAGATCACACATGTACGGCACAATGGTTTATTATTAAAGAAACTGTGTTTGGTCGCCAAAGTACTCAAATGGAGAGAAAACTCTTAGGAAACTTGACTAACAAAGACTGCACCACAACCTTGAATAAGACACCATCTGATGACGCAACATATGAGTTTAGACTGGAATGTCACAGTCTCAAGTATTCATTTACTAAACAAAATCTGACTATTGTAGCCAAAG ctgatcctccacGTCCGACTCTCAGTCCATCTACACTGGAGGTGAGAGCAGGAGCCTCAGTGACTCTGAGCTGCTCGGCTCcagctccctgtctgtctctaccTCCACATATAACGTGGACCTCTGGCCTCGGGGACAGTCAGGAGAcaatgaaggagctggaggacaaaacTCAGGTCAAGACGTCTGTACTGAACGTCACCATTTCACGCCTGCATCACAAAAAGGAAATCTCCTGTACGGCCGCCTACAGCAAAGGAAATGGAGACACAGCGTCAGCAGTGTCAACTTTAACAGCCGTGGTTTCAT TTCCTCCACAGATCCTGCACTCATCTATTTGCACCACAACTCCATCAGAGGTCACCTGCTCCTGTGAGACTGAGGGCAACCCTCTCCCCACGGTTTACTGGTATCTGGATGGAACACATCTCAGTCACTCTGACACATTTACAATAAGCACAGAGGCTCATGGTGATACAGGCCTGAAGAGCATCATCACTGTATGTCAGTCGGACATGAAGCATCGTTCCATCTTGGTCTGCAACAGCTCCAACTCTCTGGCCTCCATAAGCCGACGTTTATATAACAGCCATGAGCAGCAAG GTCACGTTCAAACGACATTGACAGTCATCACCGTATTAGTTGgtttattattagtaatatgTGCTTTGCTTGTGATCATTGGCATCAG GACGaaggctgctcactgctcctcacctAAGAGGCAGAGCACCGGAGGCAccagctcagctgctctcagccactTTGAGTCAAGCACAGAAGCAAATGAG CTAAACAACACAGAAGAGGAGGCAGTTCATACGAACATCATCCAGATCAGACAAGCAGACGTTCTCCTTCCTACAAGTGGTGGAGACGGGGCTGTGATTTACTCCACTGTGATG cagtga
- the LOC114843068 gene encoding myelin-associated glycoprotein-like, whose amino-acid sequence MAAALILLFAVCLLPGSLCREFKVILPQTIEVLNGSCVTVPCSFDIKEKYDEELDHTCTAKWLKKTTNLNRKTAAPEKGKLLGNLTNKNCTTTLNRTPSDNATYEFRLECLSLNYSFTKQTVTIVAKADPPRPTLSPSTLEVRAGASVTLSCSAPAPCLSLPPHITWTSGLGDSQETMKELEDKTQVKTSVLNVTISRLHHKKEISCTAAYSKGNGDTASAVSTLTAVVSFPPQILHSSICTTTPSEVTCSCETEGNPLPTVYWYLDGTRLSHSDTFTISTEAHGDTGLKSIITVCESDMKHRSILVCNSSNSLASISRRLYNSHEHQGHVQTTLTVIVLVGLLLVICALLVIIGIRTKAAHCSSPKRQSTGGTSSAALSHFESSTEANELNNTEEEAVYTNIIQIRQADVLLPKSGGDGAVIYSTVML is encoded by the exons atggctgcagctctgatccTCCTTttcgctgtctgtctcctgccag gttctCTGTGTAGAGAGTTTAAGGTCATTCTGCCGCAGACGATTGAAGTTCTGAACGGATCTTGTGTGACCGTTCCGTGCTCCTTTGACATAAAAGAGAAATATGATGAAGAATTAGATCACACATGTACGGcaaaatggttaaaaaaaacaactaatttaaatagaaaaactgcagctccagaaaaaggaaaactcttagGAAACCTGACTAACAAAAACTGCACCACAACCTTGAATAGGACACCATCTGATAACGCAACATATGAGTTTAGACTGGAATGTCTGAGTCTCAATTATTCATTTACTAAACAAACTGTGACTATTGTAGCCAAAG ctgatcctccacGTCCGACTCTCAGTCCATCTACACTGGAGGTGAGAGCAGGAGCCTCAGTGACTCTGAGCTGCTCGGCTCcagctccctgtctgtctctaccTCCACATATAACGTGGACCTCTGGCCTCGGGGACAGTCAGGAGAcaatgaaggagctggaggacaaaacTCAGGTCAAGACGTCTGTACTGAACGTCACCATTTCACGCCTGCATCACAAAAAGGAAATCTCCTGTACGGCCGCCTACAGCAAAGGAAATGGAGACACAGCGTCAGCAGTGTCAACTTTAACAGCCGTGGTTTCAT TTCCTCCACAGATCCTGCACTCATCTATTTGCACCACAACTCCATCAGAGGTCACCTGCTCCTGTGAGACTGAGGGCAACCCTCTCCCCACGGTTTACTGGTATCTGGATGGAACACGTCTCAGTCACTCTGACACATTTACAATAAGCACAGAGGCTCATGGTGATACAGGCCTGAAGAGCATCATCACTGTATGTGAGTCGGACATGAAGCATCGTTCCATCTTGGTCTGCAACAGCTCCAACTCTCTGGCCTCCATAAGCCGACGTTTATATAACAGCCATGAGCATCAAG GTCACGTTCAAACGACGTTGACAGTCATCGTATTAGTTGgtttattattagtaatatgTGCTTTGCTTGTGATCATTGGCATCAG GACGaaggctgctcactgctcctcacctAAGAGGCAGAGCACCGGAGGCAccagctcagctgctctcagccactTTGAGTCAAGCACAGAAGCAAATGAG CTAAACAACACAGAAGAGGAGGCAGTTTATACGAACATCATCCAGATCAGACAAGCAGACGTTCTCCTTCCTAAAAGTGGTGGAGACGGGGCTGTGATTTACTCCACTGTGATGCTGTGA
- the LOC121201706 gene encoding myelin-associated glycoprotein-like isoform X3 → MAAALILLFAVCLLPGSLCREFKVILPPPIEVLNGSCVTVPCSFDIEEKHDEELDHTCTAQWFIIKETVFGRQSTQMERKLLGNLTNKDCTTTLNKTPSDDATYEFRLECHSLKYSFTKQNLTIVAKADPPRPTLSPSTLEVRAGASVTLSCSAPAPCLSLPPHITWTSGLGDSQETMKELEDKTQVKTSVLNVTISRLHHKKEISCTAAYSKGNGDTASAVSTLTAVVSFPPQILHSSICTTTPSEVTCSCETEGNPLPTVYWYLDGTHLSHSDTFTISTEAHGDTGLKSIITVCQSDMKHRSILVCNSSNSLASISRRLYNSHEQQGHVQTTLTVITVLVGLLLVICALLVIIGIRTKAAHCSSPKRQSTGGTSSAALSHFESSTEANE, encoded by the exons atggctgcagctctgatccTCCTTttcgctgtctgtctcctgccag gttctTTGTGTAGAGAGTTTAAGGTCATTCTGCCGCCACCGATTGAAGTTTTGAACGGATCTTGTGTGACCGTTCCGTGCTCCTTTGACATAGAAGAGAAACATGATGAAGAATTAGATCACACATGTACGGCACAATGGTTTATTATTAAAGAAACTGTGTTTGGTCGCCAAAGTACTCAAATGGAGAGAAAACTCTTAGGAAACTTGACTAACAAAGACTGCACCACAACCTTGAATAAGACACCATCTGATGACGCAACATATGAGTTTAGACTGGAATGTCACAGTCTCAAGTATTCATTTACTAAACAAAATCTGACTATTGTAGCCAAAG ctgatcctccacGTCCGACTCTCAGTCCATCTACACTGGAGGTGAGAGCAGGAGCCTCAGTGACTCTGAGCTGCTCGGCTCcagctccctgtctgtctctaccTCCACATATAACGTGGACCTCTGGCCTCGGGGACAGTCAGGAGAcaatgaaggagctggaggacaaaacTCAGGTCAAGACGTCTGTACTGAACGTCACCATTTCACGCCTGCATCACAAAAAGGAAATCTCCTGTACGGCCGCCTACAGCAAAGGAAATGGAGACACAGCGTCAGCAGTGTCAACTTTAACAGCCGTGGTTTCAT TTCCTCCACAGATCCTGCACTCATCTATTTGCACCACAACTCCATCAGAGGTCACCTGCTCCTGTGAGACTGAGGGCAACCCTCTCCCCACGGTTTACTGGTATCTGGATGGAACACATCTCAGTCACTCTGACACATTTACAATAAGCACAGAGGCTCATGGTGATACAGGCCTGAAGAGCATCATCACTGTATGTCAGTCGGACATGAAGCATCGTTCCATCTTGGTCTGCAACAGCTCCAACTCTCTGGCCTCCATAAGCCGACGTTTATATAACAGCCATGAGCAGCAAG GTCACGTTCAAACGACATTGACAGTCATCACCGTATTAGTTGgtttattattagtaatatgTGCTTTGCTTGTGATCATTGGCATCAG GACGaaggctgctcactgctcctcacctAAGAGGCAGAGCACCGGAGGCAccagctcagctgctctcagccactTTGAGTCAAGCACAGAAGCAAATGAG TGA
- the LOC121201706 gene encoding myelin-associated glycoprotein-like isoform X1 encodes MAAALILLFAVCLLPGSLCREFKVILPPPIEVLNGSCVTVPCSFDIEEKHDEELDHTCTAQWFIIKETVFGRQSTQMERKLLGNLTNKDCTTTLNKTPSDDATYEFRLECHSLKYSFTKQNLTIVAKADPPRPTLSPSTLEVRAGASVTLSCSAPAPCLSLPPHITWTSGLGDSQETMKELEDKTQVKTSVLNVTISRLHHKKEISCTAAYSKGNGDTASAVSTLTAVVSFPPQILHSSICTTTPSEVTCSCETEGNPLPTVYWYLDGTHLSHSDTFTISTEAHGDTGLKSIITVCQSDMKHRSILVCNSSNSLASISRRLYNSHEQQGHVQTTLTVITVLVGLLLVICALLVIIGIRTKAAHCSSPKRQSTGGTSSAALSHFESSTEANELNNTEEEAVHTNIIQIRQADVLLPTSGGDGAVIYSTVMVKSKRKKQQQQQQQ; translated from the exons atggctgcagctctgatccTCCTTttcgctgtctgtctcctgccag gttctTTGTGTAGAGAGTTTAAGGTCATTCTGCCGCCACCGATTGAAGTTTTGAACGGATCTTGTGTGACCGTTCCGTGCTCCTTTGACATAGAAGAGAAACATGATGAAGAATTAGATCACACATGTACGGCACAATGGTTTATTATTAAAGAAACTGTGTTTGGTCGCCAAAGTACTCAAATGGAGAGAAAACTCTTAGGAAACTTGACTAACAAAGACTGCACCACAACCTTGAATAAGACACCATCTGATGACGCAACATATGAGTTTAGACTGGAATGTCACAGTCTCAAGTATTCATTTACTAAACAAAATCTGACTATTGTAGCCAAAG ctgatcctccacGTCCGACTCTCAGTCCATCTACACTGGAGGTGAGAGCAGGAGCCTCAGTGACTCTGAGCTGCTCGGCTCcagctccctgtctgtctctaccTCCACATATAACGTGGACCTCTGGCCTCGGGGACAGTCAGGAGAcaatgaaggagctggaggacaaaacTCAGGTCAAGACGTCTGTACTGAACGTCACCATTTCACGCCTGCATCACAAAAAGGAAATCTCCTGTACGGCCGCCTACAGCAAAGGAAATGGAGACACAGCGTCAGCAGTGTCAACTTTAACAGCCGTGGTTTCAT TTCCTCCACAGATCCTGCACTCATCTATTTGCACCACAACTCCATCAGAGGTCACCTGCTCCTGTGAGACTGAGGGCAACCCTCTCCCCACGGTTTACTGGTATCTGGATGGAACACATCTCAGTCACTCTGACACATTTACAATAAGCACAGAGGCTCATGGTGATACAGGCCTGAAGAGCATCATCACTGTATGTCAGTCGGACATGAAGCATCGTTCCATCTTGGTCTGCAACAGCTCCAACTCTCTGGCCTCCATAAGCCGACGTTTATATAACAGCCATGAGCAGCAAG GTCACGTTCAAACGACATTGACAGTCATCACCGTATTAGTTGgtttattattagtaatatgTGCTTTGCTTGTGATCATTGGCATCAG GACGaaggctgctcactgctcctcacctAAGAGGCAGAGCACCGGAGGCAccagctcagctgctctcagccactTTGAGTCAAGCACAGAAGCAAATGAG CTAAACAACACAGAAGAGGAGGCAGTTCATACGAACATCATCCAGATCAGACAAGCAGACGTTCTCCTTCCTACAAGTGGTGGAGACGGGGCTGTGATTTACTCCACTGTGATGGTGAAGAGCAAAcgcaaaaagcagcagcagcagcagcagcagtga